The Alnus glutinosa chromosome 7, dhAlnGlut1.1, whole genome shotgun sequence genome includes a region encoding these proteins:
- the LOC133874378 gene encoding uncharacterized protein LOC133874378 codes for MAMPWAMTLWMAKMVWVALTGWVSSCLTVADEVANSLRTGDIGPFHVG; via the coding sequence atGGCAATGCCATGGGCCATGACCCTGTGGATGGCAAAGATGGTTTGGGTGGCTCTGACTGGGTGGGTTTCTTCTTGCTTGACTGTTGCTGATGAAGTTGCTAACTCTCTCAGAACCGGTGATATCGGCCCTTTCCATGTTGGCTGA